Within Pseudomonas brassicacearum, the genomic segment CCTTTTCAACCGTTTCATCAATAAGGGTGTCGGGCGGCGTGCCGCGACCCTGCCTAACAGCCTTTCAGACCTGCATGCTCATCACGTCCTTATAAGCCGTGAGCAATCGGTTACGCACTTGCACACCCATCTGGAAGGCAATGCTGGCTTTCTGCGAGTCGGCCATCACATCACTGAGCGACACCGCAGCACTGCCCGCCTGGAAGGCGTTGGATTGGCTGGTAGCGGTTTGCTGAAGTTGATTGATGCGCTGTAGCGATGCCTGAAGTTCTCCGGCGAACCCACTGCTCGACACGCTGGTGAGGTTACGGGGGCTTGCCCCTTCGGCCTGCTCGGCAAGGCTCGTCAGTTGTTGCAAGGCATTGGTAAGGGCGGACGAATTCATGACGCAAGACCCGTATGTAGCGATTAGGCCAGCAGATTACCAAGCCCGCAGGCCCGTACATTCGTTCAAATGACGACAAAAGCGATGGCTTTTCCGGCCTTTAGCTTTCGGCATTTTCGCCAGAATGAAGCTCTGCCAGCCGTCCCGATTCCTGCGACGCCCATGGGTGTTGCCGCAGCGGGAGGCTGTTCGACTACTACTGCTACCGGACTCTGCAATGTCTTTCGTACCAGCCCTATCCTCGCTATCGAGGTGCTCGTGAGTACCGCAGTTCTGGCCAAGGGCGCGCCTAAGAACATTCCGGTCAGTGTTCCAGCCAAGCCGTTGGCGGCGTTGTCGAGCCTGTTTCGCAGTCAGCCGTTACTGCCCCTGTTGTTGGCGGGCGCGGCGGTCATTGCAACCTTAGTGGCGTTGTTGCTGTGGGCGCGAGAGCCGGAGTATCGCGTGCTTTTTTCCAGCCTCAGCGAAGCGGACGGCGGGCAAATCATCGGTGAACTGGACAAGCGCGGGATTGCGTATCGTTTGGGCGAAGGGGGCAACACCATCATGGTGCCCAGCGACAAGATGAACGCATTGCGCCTGCAATTGGCCGAACAAGGCTTGCCCAAGGGCGGCAGCATCGGTTTCGAATTGTTGGACAGGCAGGCGTTCGGTGTCAGCCAGTTTGCCGAGCATCTGAATTATCAGCGCGGCCTGGAAGGTGAACTGTCACGGACCATCGAGTCTCTGGGGCCGGTAGCGAAGGCGCGTGTTCATCTGGTCATGGCCAAGCAGTCGGTCTTTGTTCGCGATCGAGAGGCGGCGCGGGCGTCTGTGGTGCTGACCTTGCAGCCCGGCCGCGAGTTGGGGCCGAGCCAGACCAGTGCCATTGTGCATCTGGTTACCTCCAGTGTGCCGGAACTGAACGTGGATGCTGTCACCGTGGTGGACCAGAATGGTCGCCTGTTGTCCCAGACGCACAGCGACAACAGCGGCCTTGATGGGTCGCAACTCAGCTATGTGCGTGAAGTAGAGCGTTCCTACCAGCGCCGTATCGAGGACATCCTCACCCCCTTGCTGGGCAATCAGAATGTTCACGCCCAAGTGGTCGCCCAGATCGACTTTTCCAGCCGCGAAAGCACCGCTGAACGTTACGCGCCCAATCAGGACCCCAACGAGGCGGCAGTGCGCAGTAAACAGACCTCTGAGCATGTGTTGGAAGAGGATGGCGCGGGGCGAGGTGTTCCTGGCGCGCTGACCAACACACCACCCAATACCCCGGCACCGACTCGCGCCACGGCACCTGCACCTGCGCCCGGCACCGCGCCGGCCGCGGCCGCTGGCACTGCAAACGCAGCCGAGACGCAGGGCGGCAAGTCGCTGCAAAGCGAGCGCATGATCAACTACGAAGTCGACCGTAACGTCGAGCACGTCAAATCGGGCCAGGGCAACATTCAGCGCCTGACGACGGCGGTGGTGGTCAACTACCGCACGGTGCTCAAGGACGGTACGCCAACGCCGGAGCCGTTGAGCAAGGAAGAGCTGGAGAACATCAACAACCTGGTGCGCCAGGCCATGGGCTTCACGGAAAGTCGGGGCGATGCCTTGCAAGTGATCAACAGCCCATTTGTCGAGACCGATACGGCGGTGACCGAGCCGGCATGGTGGAAAACCCCCGAGGCCTACAACCTGTTGATGAGCGCTTTGCGCTACTTGCTGGTCGGTTTTGCCGCGTTGACCCTGTGGTGGCTGGTGCTCAGGCCGATGCAGCGGCGCAATGCCGAGATGAACCGGCGCGTCCCAGGGGCCCTGGCTGAGCCGGGGGCCGCCCTCGTGCCAACCACCATGGGCACCGGTCTCATGGTCGCCAATCAGGACCATGCGCCGCAAACCCTGCCGCGCAAATCGGCCGTGTACGAGCAGAACATGCAGAGCTTGCAGCAGATCGCTGCCGAAGACCCAAGACTGGTCGCCATGATCGTGCGCGGGTGGATGAAAAAAAATGACTAACAAGATGAGCGGGTCTCGCCGCAGTGCAATTTTGCTGTTGTCGCTCGATGCCGACAGCGCCGCCGAAGTGTTCAAGTTCCTGCCGAGCTCGGACGTCGAAGCCATCAGTATGGAAATGGCACGTCTGAGCCAGGTGTCCCATGATGAAATGCGTCAGGTCCTGGAAGAGTTCATGGACGAGACCGATCAATATGCGGCCATCAACATCCAGACCAGCGACCATATTCGCGCGGTATTGACCAAGGCCCTGGGCAGTGAGCGTGCGGCCAGCCTGATCGACGATATCCTGGAGAGCACCAACACCGGTTCCGGCATCGACAAGCTGAACCTGATGGAAGCCTCGATGGTTGCCGAGATGATTCGTGACGAGCATCCACAGATTATCGCGACCATCCTCGTGCATCTGGAGCGCCCTCAGGCATCCGATATTCTCCAACTGCTGCCCGACCGCCTGCGCAACGACATTATTTTGCGGATCGCGACCTTCAGCGGTGTGCAACCGGTAGCGTTGCAGGAACTGACGGAAGTGCTGGGCGTCATGCTCGATGGGCAAAGCCTCAAGCGCAGCAAAATGGGCGGGGTAAGAACGGCGGCGGAAATCCTCAACCTGATGAGTTCCTCGCACGAAGAACTGGCCATCGAAACCGTACGCCTGCACAACGAAGACCTGGCCCAGAAGATCCTCGACGAGATGTTCCTGTTCGAGAACCTCATCGAGGTGGACGATCGCGGCATCCAGTTGTTGCTTCAGCAGGTCGAGAACAACTCGTTGGCGGTTGCTCTCAAAGGCGCGCCGCCGGCCTTGCTCGAACGCTTCCTCAACAATATGTCGCAACGTGCCGCGCAATTGTTCCGTGAAGACATGGAGGCACGCGGGCCGATCCGCATGTCCCAGATCGAGGCCGAGCAGAAGGCCATTCTGCAGGTGGTCCGACGCTTGTCCGACAGCGGCGAAATCGTGACTGCGCGCGGGAATGACGCTTATGTCTGAGTACTCGCACGCGCCGGACAACGAGCGTTGGCAAACCTGGCAAATGGACCCGCTGGGCAGCAATGAGGTGCCTGCCCCGGATCCGGAGATGAGTCATCGGGAGTTGCGGCGCAAGCAAGCTTTTCAGCACAGGCTGGAAATGCAGGCGCTACGCGAGAAAACCGTCAGCGAGGCGCAGCAGATCGGGCATGCCCAAGGGATGGAGCAAGGGTATGCGCAGGGGCTGAGCGAAGGTCGCCAGGCCGCTGCGCTGGAGTTGCAACAACAGGTGCTACAGACGTTGCAGCCGTTGCTTGAGCTGTGCCAGAACTTTGATCAGGCGCTCAAGCAGATGGATGCGCATATTGCTCGCCAGTTGACCCGGATTGCCCTTGATGCCGCGCAACAACTGGCCGGGGAGGCCCTGACCGCGCAGCCGGAGCAGGTCATCGCCATTGTGCAGAGGATGCTCCATAGCGACCCCGAGCTGACCGGAAAACCGCGCCTGTGGTTGAACCCGGATGACTTGCTATTGGTTCACCGCAGCCTTGGCGAACAGATTGCCGCTGCCGGGTGGGCCTTGCACGCCGATACGGCGATTTTGCCCGGCGGTTGCCGAGTAGTCAGCGCCAGCGGTGAGTTGGATGCCACGCGCCAGTCACGCCTGGGGATGTTGAGTCGCAGTACTGAGCGGGCACTCGACAATGCGGTGGCGATCCTCGGCGAGCAGCCATGACCCACGGCAATCTGCATATCGAACGCTGGAGTGGCGTCCTGGATACTTTTGAAGGGGCGCCATTGCGTGTCGCCGATTACCTGCGCAGCGGACGGATTGTCCGCGCCACCGGCATGGTTCTTGAGGCGGTGGGGCTGCGCCTGCCCTTGGGGGGCGCCTGTCTCATTGAGTTGGCCGCGCAAAGTCAGGCCTGCCTGCAATCGGTTTATGCCGAGGCGCAAGTGGTCGGTTTTGCCGGTGAAATCCTGTACCTGATGCCCTTGGAGGAAATCCAGGGGTTGCAACCGGGCGCGCGGGTGCTTGCGTCGCTGGATTGTCTGGAGGGCGAGGCGGGAGCACGCCATTTTCCGCTGGGCATGTCGCTGCTCGGGCGGGTGCTGGACAGCAGTGGACAGCCGCTGGATGGCCGGGGGCCGCTGCTGGGCGCCCATTACGCCAGTCTGCACACGCAGCCGCTCAACCCACTCAAGCGTGCCCCGATCGACCGTCAGATCGATGTCGGTATTCGTGCCATCAATGCCTTGCTGTGTGTCGGTCGCGGCCAGCGCCTGGGCCTGTTCGCCGGATCCGGCGTCGGCAAATCGGTATTGCTTGGCATGATGGCGCGCTACACCCAGGCCGATGTCATCGTGGTCGGTCTGATCGGCGAGCGGGGCAGGGAAGTCCAGGACTTCATCGATAACATCCTGGGCGAAGACGGGTTGCGCCGTTCCGTGGTCGTCGCCGCGCCGGCCGACACGTCGCCGCTGCAACGGTTGCAGGGGGCGGTGTATGCGACGCGCCTGGCCGAGGATTTTCGCGACCAGGGCAAGGATGTCCTGTTGATCATGGATTCGTTGACCCGCTATGCCATGGCCCAGCGTGAAATCGCCCTGGCCGTGGGTGAGCCTCCGGCGACCAAGGGCTATCCACCCTCGGTGTTCGCCAAATTGCCGAAACTCGTTGAGCGCACTGGCAATGGCCCTCTGGGAGGGGGATCAATCACCGCGTTTTATACGGTGCTCAGCGAGGGCGACGATCAGCAGGATCCGATTGCCGACGCGGCACGGGCGATTCTGGATGGGCACATCGTTCTGTCTCGTCACCTGGCCGAATGCGGGCATTACCCGGCCATCGATATCGAAGCGTCGATCAGCCGGGCGATGACAGCCATCGCCAGTGAGTCGCAGCAGCGCAAGGCACAACAGCTCAAGCAAATGCTCTCACGCTACCAGCGCAATCGCGACTTGATCAGCGTCGGCGCCTATGCGCCAGGGCACGATGCCCAGCTCGATCGCGCCGTTGGCATGTATCCGCACATCGAGCGATTCCTGCAACAACGCATCAATGACCGTGCAAGCCTGGAAGAGACCGTATCCGGGCTCAACCTCTTGTTCCCTGGTAAATGATCCTTCCTGGCGAGTAATCAATGATGGTTAATCAGTCCCTCGACCTGCTTATCGAACTGTCCGCCAAAGCGCGGGATGTGGCGGCGCGTGCATTGGCGCAGAGTCGCCAGGCCGAGCAGCAGGTGATCAATCAGTTGCGCACACTGGATGAGTATCAGCAGGAGTACCGGCAGAACTTGCAACGCGAACTGCTCAAGGAGGGCATGAGCCCCTCGGCCCTGACGAATTACCGTGGCTTTCTGCATTCGCTGGAAGAGGCCGTCGATCGGGCACAAAAGAGCCTGGAGCGTCACCGAAAACAGGTGGCCCAGCATCAACTGACCTGGATGGCGCAGTGGCACAAGGTCAATGCCTTTGAAGCATTGGTCAGTCGTCGGGCGCAGCAGGAGCGGCTGCTGGCCGGGCGTGTCGAGCAACGGCAAACCGATGAGATGGCCAGCCAGATGCATCAGCGTCTCGACCGTTTCCTGACCTCCATCGACAACCGTTTCTAGAGGACACCATGGATATCATCGCTTCGTTCGCCTCATCGTCGGCGGCCTTGTCTCAAGCTGATGCATCAAGCTCGCCCCAGGGCAGGGCTGCCGAGTCATTTGCATCGGTACTGAGCCAGCTGGGCGAGGCTGCGGCGAGCAATGATCCGACCGGGTCGACGGTTTCGACCGATGACAGCAGGGCTCTGGCGGGAACGACGGTGCCGGCCACCGAGCCCCCTGCGCCGACTCCCACGTCTTCGACGATCAACCAGGCGTTGGCGCCCGCGAGCCATGACGCTGCTGCGGTCCAAGAGACTGAGCTGTCAACGATGTTGCCGGGTGCGGTGGCGCAGGAGGCCGTTCTCGAGCCCGTCCAGCAACCGGAACCGACGTGCTTGCCGTCTCCTGCTGTTCAACCGGGCCAGCAAGTGGCGGCCGCCCGGGCAGAACAGGACGCCCTACCCACGGACGACGATCCCGATCTGGATATCTACGCCACGGCAGGAGACCTGGGTGAAAACGTTGAACAGGATGCCATGGACGGTACGGATGCCCATGACAGCAAGCTGGAGGATATTCGTCAGCGCATGGATCTGATTCAAAGTGCCGGCCAGCTTGATCCGGCTTTGTTGGTCGTGGCGCCCATGGGGCCTCAACCGGTCGTGGCACTCGCTGTCGCCAGCCAGGAAGTTGTGTCGGCGGACCCCGACACGTTGGTCAGCCCCAACACAAACCTGCCGACGTCGAATCCTGTGCTTGAGAACAGCGAGTCAGAGGCCCCTGTGGATACGTCCGTGCGGATGGAGGTGCAGGGGGCTGTGCCGGCATTGGGCGGTGCGGTTGCCGATGCGCTGCAAGACGTACGAAAGCAGAGCGATAATATGCCGGTCTCCGGTCAGGTCGAAGGCACTGTCAGTGGCGATGTACCAGGCGCTTTCAACTTGGTATTGCCGGCCTTGAACAGTGTCGGCTTGAGCAGTGCCGACAAAGTCGTGGCCAATGGCCTGACGCTCTCTGCCGCCATTGGCACAACCGACTGGCAGGACGGCTTGGGGCAACAGGTGATCGACATGATCACGCGCGGCGAGCAACAGGTCGACCTGAAGTTGAACCCGGCCGGGCTTGGTCCGCTGTCCATTAGTCTCAACCTCAGTGATGGCAACACTCAAGCGCAGTTCCAGTCGGCGCATGCCTCGGTGCGTACCGCGGTAGAGCAGGCATTGCCGCAGCTGCGAGAAGCCCTGGCTTCCCAAGGCATTTCATTGGGCCAGGCTTCGGTCAGCGATGAGTCCTCGCGTCAGGCGTCAGGCGATCAGGCTCGGCACGACGCCCAAGGCAGCCGCAGTGGCGTGAACAGTCTCGCCTCGGCGCCGAGCGAAGATGACGCGGCGGTACAAAGCATCGTTGTGCGCAGTTCGGGCGTCGACTTGTACGTCTGAATAGCAAATCAAAACAGCAAGATACCGCCGTTACCCTGGTCTTATTGCCCCATGGGGAGACCGGGTGGTTGTTCATACTTGAGCCCTGCCCACCGTTCTCCTTCTTTCCAGGGTTCCAACCGATGACCACCACCCGCAAAACCCCCTGGCTCTTGATTCTGTTGCTGGCGATGGTCGCCGCTGCAGCCAGCTCCGGCGGCATGTATGTCTTTATGAGCCACAACAGGACCGCTGTCGACGAGACGGCGAAAGTTGCAGCCGTGGAGAACAAGCCCCAGGCGCCGCGGCTGGTCACGATTGCGCCGATGACGGTCAATCTTCAGAACGAGCGCAATGAGCAAAGCCTGCTGTATGTGGGGTTCGTGCTAGAGGTGGGAAATGAAGCGACGCAGGTATTCCTGCAGCAGTACATGCCGCAGATTCGCAGCCAGCTTTTGACACTGTTGAGTGGGCAGGACAGTACGCAACTGGCCAATCCGCAGGGCAAGGAGCGCCTCGTTGCCAACATACTCGAAATGCTCAAGCACTCCTCGACGGCACAGCCGTCGGAGCTCTCGGTGCTCAATGTTCTGTACACCGACTTTATCGTGCAGTGACCCATGGCTATAGACGATTTGCTCTCCCAGGACGAGATCGACATGTTGATTCGCGGCGGTGTCGACGACGACGCCCCGGATGATGCCGCTACGCTCAAGGATGCCGATGTTCGTCCATACGATCCGGCGACTCAGCATCGGGTGATCCATGAGCGCTTACACGCTCTGGATATCATCAACGAGCGTTTCGCCCGCTACTTGCGCATGAGCCTGTTCAACCTGATCAGGCGCAGCATCGATATCACCGTCACCAGCGTGCGCTACCAAAGCTACAGCGACTTTTCCCTGCACATGCCGATGCCCACCAACATCAATCTGTTGGCGATGAAGCCGCTGCGCGGTACCGCGTTGGTGGTATTTCCGCCCAGTGTGGTGTTCATGGTCGTGGACAACCTGTTCGGTGGAGATGGCCGTTTCGTGACCAAGTCCGAAGGCCGGGAATTCACCCACACCGAGCAGCGCATCATCCGGCGTTTACTGGGCTTGACGGTGGACGCCTACAAAGACGCGTGGAAGTCTGTCTATCCCCTGGAAATCGAATACCTGCGTTCGGAGATGCAGGCCAAGTTCGCCAACATCACCAGTTCACCGAATGAAATCGTAGTCAATGCCACGTTTCATTTGGAGGTCGGCAACCTCTCCAGTGATTTCAACATCGTGATCCCCTACCTGATGATCGAACCGATGCGTCAGCTGCTTAACGGCCCTCTGACCGATGTCAATCCCGAAGAGGAGCGGCAATGGAACAAGCGCATGGCTGGCGAAATTACCCACTCAGAGATCGAGCTGATCGCCGACTTTGTCGAGATGGATGCGCGGGTCGGGCAAGTCATGGCGCTGAAAGTCGGTGACGTCCTGCCTATCGAACTGCCTGACATCGTCAGTGCTCGTGTCGACGGGGTGCCTGTCATGAAGTGCGAATTCGGTAGCCAGAACGGCGTGCGTGCCTTGCTCGTGAAGGAGTTGGTCGATCACTCCCTGGGCCTTGCCTCTTCCACTTCAACCAGCAAGTTCATCAAGGGCCATGTGTCCACCGCCAAGGAGTCTGACCATGACTGATTCAAGCCAAATCGAGCCACAGGAGGTCGATGACTGGGCCAGCGCCATGGCCGAGCAGGGCGCCGAGCCCCAGACCGATGACCCTTGGGCCACGGCCCTTGCCGAACAGGGCGAGGCGCAGGAAACCGCTGAACAGGCTGCCGCAGGCGTCGGCACCAGCGTCTTCAAGCCACTGCCGGTTCCACCACCCGTGGCCGCCGCGCGGGAGCTGGAGATGATCATGGACATTCCGGTCAAGTTGAGCGTCGAGCTTGGCCGCACGCGGATCACCATCAAGCAGTTGCTCGAGCTGGCCCAGGGTTCGGTACTGGCGCTCGACGGCCTGGCGGGTGAACCCATGGACATCTTGATCAACAGCTACCTGATTGCCCAGGGGGAAGTGGTGGTCGTGGATGAGAAGTACGGCATCCGGATCACGGAGATCATCACCCCTTCCGAACGCGTACAAAAGCTCAACCGATGAGTCAGTTCAACCAGACACCCCCGGTGCCCCTTGGCGTCCCCTCGGACAGCCTGATGAACCTGGCATTACTCGGCAAGACCGCGTTGGCGCTGGGGCTGGTGGTCGCCTGCGTCTTGCTCTGCGGCTGGCTCGCCCGTCGTGTCGGAGTGCGCACCTTGAAGCCCGGTAACGTGATGCGCGTGGTCAGCAGCACAAGCCTGGGGCAGCGTGAGAAAGTGGTGATCGTCGAAGTTCAGGGCAAGTGGCTGGTGCTGGGGGTGACTGCGCAACAGGTCAGTGCGTTATCGCAGATGGATGCGCCGCCAGCCGACGCCGAGGGCGCCACCGCGACCGGCGATGGTTTTGCCGAGCGCCTGGCCGCTGCGCTGCGGCGCAGTAGCCCGCGCAGCGACGATCAGCCGGGGAGTCCGTCATGAGCAGGTCGGTTGCTTTTGCGCGGGGCTTGAAACGGGCGGCGCTGTCGGCCTTGTTGCTGGTTTCGCTGATGGCCAATGCCCAGGCTGAACCGGCGCTTCAGGAGTTGGCCGCTTTCACCGGGCAGGCTGGCGGTCAGCAATGGTCACTGAGCCTGCAAACCCTGTTGCTGCTCAGTGCCATGGCGTTCCTGCCGGCAGTGCTGCTGATGATGACCGGCTTTACCCGCATTATCATCGTCCTGGGTTTGCTGCGTACCGCCATTGGCACCACATCGGCGCCACCGAACCAGGTGTTGCTGGGGCTGTCGTTATTCCTGACGTTTTTCGTCATGTCCCCGACCCTCGATCAGGCCTATGAAAAAGCCTGGCTGCCCTTTTCCAAGGACGAGATCACGGTTGAGCAGTTTCTCGACCAGGCGAGTCAGCCGTTTCGCACGTTCATGCTGACCCAGACGCGTCAGGGCGACCTCGCGCTGTTTGCGCGCCTGGCCCAGATCGAAGACTTGCAAGGCCCTGAAGACGTGCCGATGCGGGTATTGCTGCCGTCCTTTGTCACCAGCGAACTGAAGACGGCGTTCCAGGCCGGTTTTACGATCTTCATTCCGTTCTTGATCATCGATCTGGTGGTCGCCAGCGTGCTCATGGCGCTGGGCATGATGATGGTGCCGCCGTCGACGATTTCGCTGCCGTTCAAGCTGATGCTGTTTGTGCTGGTCGATGGCTGGCAGTTGCTGCTCGGCTCACTGGCGCAAAGTTTTTTCACCTGATGATGTGGCTTGGAGGACGTGGACAATGACACCGGAAATGGTCATGGACCTGGCTTACAAAGGGATGCGCATGAGTATGGTCGTGGCGGGCCCCGTGTTGTTCGTGACCCTGTTTATCGGTTTGCTGGTGAGCCTTTTCCAGGCCGCGACGCAGATCAACGAATCCACGCTGTCGTTCATCCCAAAAATTATCGGGGTGTGCGTGGTGCTGGTGCTGGCGGGTCCGCTGATCATGGAAATGTTGGTCGACTATACCCGCGCGCTGTTTAGCAGTTTGCCTACGCTGATCGGCTGACGTCGGTGATCGAGGTCAGTTCTGCGCAGTTGCAACTCTGGGTGAGCAGCTTCTTCTGGCCGTTCTGTCGGGTGTTGGCATTCCTGATGAGCGACCCGATCCTGGGTCATAAAAACGTTTCGAGCCAGGTCAAGGTCGGCCTGGCGATGCTCCTGGCTTTCCTGCTCGCGCCCAATCTGCCGCCCATGCCGGATGTCGCCCTGTTTTCATGGGCCGGTTTGGGGGTGATTGTGGAGCAGGTGTTGATCGGGATGTCCCTGGGCATGGTCATGCGCGTCACGCTGGCGGTGGTCGAGATGGCGGGCGATATTTGCGGCATGCAGATGGGACTGGCCTTCGCCACGTTCTTTTCCGCCGATACCAGTACCAACAGCCTGGTACTGTCTCGCTTTCTGAGCATGATCACGATCCTGATGTTTCTGGCGCTGGAGGGGCATCTGATGGTGCTCGAGTTGCTGGCGGCAACCTTCAAGAGTTTGCCGATCGGTAACCTGCACTTCGACCCCAATGCCTGGAACCTGCTCGCTCGCTATGGCAGCACGATTTTCCTCACCGGACTTTTGTTGGCGCTGCCTATGGTCGGCACGTTGCTGATCATCAACCTGGCCATGGGCATTCTGAACCGCGTCTCGCCGCAATTGACGGTGTTTTCCGTGGGCTTCCCGGCGACATTGTGCGTGGGGTTGGTGTTGCTGATGGTGGTGATGGGCGATCTGGGGCAGTTTCTCGCCAGGCTGATGACCAACACGCTGCAATTCATGCAGTACCTGATCGAACACATGGCGCGGCCATAAACCCACCCGGGCAACCCTGCGGGAGCCTGGCTTGCCTGCGAAAAACAATGACGCGCAATACCTGAAAACCGCGGCGCACTCTTCGCGGGCAAGCCTTGTTCCCACAGGTTGTTCGTGGCGATTGTGCGGTTTCAGATGTACTCGAACAACGACATTTTCTGAATACTGACGAAGGTCTGCTGGGCAGCCTGCAGCGCGACTTGCAGCGAGGTGTACTCGGTGACGGATTCGGTGTAGTCGGCATCCACCAGACCGGACAGGCGTTCGGTGTAGCTGAGCGCCAGGTCATCACCGATGGTGTCGAGCACTTCCAACTGATTCAACCGTGAACCCACTGAGGTCAGTACGGTCAGGACATTGTCCTGGGCATTGCTCAGTTCGCGACTGACCGTGGACAGGGTGTTGTTCAGGCTGGCTTGATCCGCTTCGGTCTCCACCGGCGTCTGCAACGCTGTGATCAGGTTTTTCAAGGTTGCGAACAGGTCCGGGTCGGCATCGGCCGCGGCGCTGACAGTGATGGTGTCGCCGTCGGCCGGGGTCCCACTGAGGGTCAGGGAGAGCCCGTTGACTTCAAGGGTGTCGCCGGAGGTATACGCAACCGGGTCTGCGCCATCGATGCTGTATTGGGCTGTGCCGTCGGCGGCTGTGCTGAAAGTCACGGTAAAGCCCGTACCGTAGGCGGCGTCCTCGGTGTCAGTGATGTCGGGGCCGTCGAAGGTCACGCTGCCGGTGTTGTCGCCGGCTTCGGCAATAAAACCTGCGGAGCTGCTGACCGACAGGAAAATCGACGCGCCGTTGTCGCCGCTGGTCATGGTCTGGGTGGAGCTGACCTGTTGCGTGACAACGTTGTCATCGCCCTGGTAGACCAGCTCGCCATCGGCATTTTCGGCGAAGGCCGGGCTCTGGCTCTGATAGCCGGAAAACAGGTAGTTGCCGTTGCTGTCCGTGGCATTGGCCAAGGTCACCAGCGTGTCGTAGACGCCTTGCAATGAGGTGGCGAGTGATTCGCGGTCGGCATCGCTCAAGGTGCCGTTGTTGGCCTGGACGACCAGGGCCATGGCACTGCTGATGGCATCGTTGATGCTATCGAGCGTACTTTCTTCCTGGGACAGCGAGGTCGTGATGGCACTACGTGAGTCGGCGTATTGCTCGTTGGCCGCGATCGCCTGGCGGACGTTGACGGCCTGGGCGGCGGCCAGGGAGTCGTCGGAAGGGGTTTCCACTCGCGTGCCGCTGGCCACTTGCTGGGCGGCGTCCTGGTAGGCGCTTTCCTGGGCGAGCATGGAATTCAAGCTTTGGTTGTAAATTGTCGCACTGCTCAGACGCATGGCGTGACGCTCCTTTCAGACGTTATCAGCTGATGTCCAGAATGGTATCGAGGAGGCTGGTGCCCACCTCGACGACCTTCGCACACGCCTGGTAATACTGTTGATAGACAATAAGGTTGGCCGCCTCTTCATCAAGGTTGACCCCCGATTCCGATTGCTGCAGCGTCGTCAATTGCTCGGTCAGGCTCGATTGGGTTTCCAGTTGGCCCGCGACTTTGCTGGCGGTGCTGCCCACGTCACTGACCAGTGCCGAGTAGGTTTGGCTGAGGGTAGAGGTGCCGCCCACAATGTTGTCTGTTTGCAAATCCAGCATCGCCAGGGCGTTGGTGTTATCGCTGCTGCCGGTCGAGGTGCCAGCCGCAAGCAGGCTCCCATCGCTGATCAGGGTGCTGAAACTGCTGGCGGCGGTGCGTGTGGGCAGCACCAGAAAACTGTCGCCGTTATCGGCGGTGCCACTGATGGTCACGCTCATGCCGGCGAACGCCAGGGTGCCGGAACTGCTGTCGTAGGTGGCGTCGAGGCTGGCGCCAGTGTCGTTACGGGTCACGGTGTAGCCGTCGGTGTCGGAATAGCTGACGGTGTAGTCGCTGGCACTCAACGCACTCACATCATCGGTGAAGGTCGCGGTCAGAGTGGCGTCACCGGTATTGCTGGTATTGCCGTAGATGCTCGGATCGTCGACCGAAAACAGCGCTGTGCCGGTGTCGCCATTGAGGTCGATACCGGCTTGCTGCAAGGTGTTGAAGGCTTGTGTCAACGAGACTGCCAGCAGCCCCAACTGGTTT encodes:
- the fliQ gene encoding flagellar biosynthesis protein FliQ encodes the protein MTPEMVMDLAYKGMRMSMVVAGPVLFVTLFIGLLVSLFQAATQINESTLSFIPKIIGVCVVLVLAGPLIMEMLVDYTRALFSSLPTLIG
- the fliO gene encoding flagellar biosynthetic protein FliO, which produces MSQFNQTPPVPLGVPSDSLMNLALLGKTALALGLVVACVLLCGWLARRVGVRTLKPGNVMRVVSSTSLGQREKVVIVEVQGKWLVLGVTAQQVSALSQMDAPPADAEGATATGDGFAERLAAALRRSSPRSDDQPGSPS
- the fliP gene encoding flagellar type III secretion system pore protein FliP (The bacterial flagellar biogenesis protein FliP forms a type III secretion system (T3SS)-type pore required for flagellar assembly.) translates to MSRSVAFARGLKRAALSALLLVSLMANAQAEPALQELAAFTGQAGGQQWSLSLQTLLLLSAMAFLPAVLLMMTGFTRIIIVLGLLRTAIGTTSAPPNQVLLGLSLFLTFFVMSPTLDQAYEKAWLPFSKDEITVEQFLDQASQPFRTFMLTQTRQGDLALFARLAQIEDLQGPEDVPMRVLLPSFVTSELKTAFQAGFTIFIPFLIIDLVVASVLMALGMMMVPPSTISLPFKLMLFVLVDGWQLLLGSLAQSFFT
- the fliM gene encoding flagellar motor switch protein FliM; translation: MAIDDLLSQDEIDMLIRGGVDDDAPDDAATLKDADVRPYDPATQHRVIHERLHALDIINERFARYLRMSLFNLIRRSIDITVTSVRYQSYSDFSLHMPMPTNINLLAMKPLRGTALVVFPPSVVFMVVDNLFGGDGRFVTKSEGREFTHTEQRIIRRLLGLTVDAYKDAWKSVYPLEIEYLRSEMQAKFANITSSPNEIVVNATFHLEVGNLSSDFNIVIPYLMIEPMRQLLNGPLTDVNPEEERQWNKRMAGEITHSEIELIADFVEMDARVGQVMALKVGDVLPIELPDIVSARVDGVPVMKCEFGSQNGVRALLVKELVDHSLGLASSTSTSKFIKGHVSTAKESDHD
- the fliL gene encoding flagellar basal body-associated protein FliL — translated: MTTTRKTPWLLILLLAMVAAAASSGGMYVFMSHNRTAVDETAKVAAVENKPQAPRLVTIAPMTVNLQNERNEQSLLYVGFVLEVGNEATQVFLQQYMPQIRSQLLTLLSGQDSTQLANPQGKERLVANILEMLKHSSTAQPSELSVLNVLYTDFIVQ
- a CDS encoding flagellar hook-length control protein FliK; translated protein: MDIIASFASSSAALSQADASSSPQGRAAESFASVLSQLGEAAASNDPTGSTVSTDDSRALAGTTVPATEPPAPTPTSSTINQALAPASHDAAAVQETELSTMLPGAVAQEAVLEPVQQPEPTCLPSPAVQPGQQVAAARAEQDALPTDDDPDLDIYATAGDLGENVEQDAMDGTDAHDSKLEDIRQRMDLIQSAGQLDPALLVVAPMGPQPVVALAVASQEVVSADPDTLVSPNTNLPTSNPVLENSESEAPVDTSVRMEVQGAVPALGGAVADALQDVRKQSDNMPVSGQVEGTVSGDVPGAFNLVLPALNSVGLSSADKVVANGLTLSAAIGTTDWQDGLGQQVIDMITRGEQQVDLKLNPAGLGPLSISLNLSDGNTQAQFQSAHASVRTAVEQALPQLREALASQGISLGQASVSDESSRQASGDQARHDAQGSRSGVNSLASAPSEDDAAVQSIVVRSSGVDLYV
- the fliN gene encoding flagellar motor switch protein FliN — translated: MTDSSQIEPQEVDDWASAMAEQGAEPQTDDPWATALAEQGEAQETAEQAAAGVGTSVFKPLPVPPPVAAARELEMIMDIPVKLSVELGRTRITIKQLLELAQGSVLALDGLAGEPMDILINSYLIAQGEVVVVDEKYGIRITEIITPSERVQKLNR